GTTCGGAAAGGGAGGCGTCGGAATGGCAGTGGTTCGGAGGATGTCGCCCTGCCACATGTGCAGCGCTGAAGAAATCAGAGCACGTATGTCGACAGCGCGTATGCCGACGAGGGCGTTTTCGCGTGACAAGTCCTAAAAAAGGAAGTGCGTTGTCATGGCTGAGAGATGGAATTGGAAGATGCTGTTTCAGGCGGATAAGGACGATGCAAGCTTGTACGATATCCCAACCCATGCGCCAGGGCCACAAGGGTCGTTGCCACTGAATTCGGAAATGCTGCGCAGTTGGCCGAGTGGTGACTTGTTCGGTTTGACGCAGAGCGTGGGGATGGGGTGGGAGCCAAAGCGCGTTCTCGGCAAGCATGTTTTGATGATTAGTACGCAAGGAGGTATCCGCAATCCGGATGGCACGCCGGAAGCGCTTGGCTACCACACCGGGCATTGGGAAATTGGTTTGTTACTGGAGGCGGCTGCCCGCGAGTTTCGCAAACTCGGTGCCGTCCCATATGCCGCTTACGTGAGTGACCCCTGTGATGGGCGCTCCCAAGGCACGGCTGGCATGTTTGACTCGTTGCCCTATCGAAACGACGCAGCGCTGGTGATGCGAAGACTCATTCGCTCATTGCCGACCCGGAAGGCCGTGATGGGCGTCGCAACGTGTGACAAGGGGCTGCCGGCGACGATGATGGCGCTGGCCAGTCTCGGGAAACTCCCAGGCATCCTTGTGCCTGGCGGGGTGACACTCGCGCCGGAAACGGGGGAGGACGCCGGGAAGGTGCAGACGATAGGCGCCCGCTATGCGCATGGGGAAATCAGCCTCGAGTACGCCGCCGAGATGGGGTGCAAGGCGTGCGCCAGTCCCGGGGGAGGGTGTCAGTTTCTTGGGACGGCGGCCACGTCGCAGGTCGTCGCAGAGGGATTGGGGATGGCGCTTGTCCATTCTGCGCTCGCCCCGTCTGGTCAACCGATTTGGACAGAGATGGCGCGTCAGTCCGCGCGTGCGCTATTGAATCTGCAACAAATCGGCTGGGGGATGCAGGAGATTTTGACCGACGAGGCTGTGCGAAATGCGATGGTTGTGCATGCGGCGTTTGGCGGATCGACCAACTTGCTGTTACATATTCCTGCTATCGCCCATGCGGCTGGGGTGCGCTTACCGACGGTCGAAGATTGGCGGCAGGTCAATCGCGATGTGCCGAGGCTGGTGAGCGTCTTGCCCAATGGGCCTGTCGACTATCCGACTGTTTACGTCTTTTTGGCAGGTGGCGTGCCGGAAGTGATGTTGCATTTGCGCAAGCGGGGGTTGTTGGATATGCGCGTGAAAACGGTCGCGGGCACGACCCTCGACGACGTACTCGACTGGTGGGCCGATTCTGAGCGCCGTCAGCGCGTGCGCCAGCAATTGGCGGCGCACGGGATTGAACCAGACGATGTAATTTTGCATCCGGATGTGGCGCGCCAACGCAACTTGACGTCGACGGTGACCTTTCCGTCCGGCAATTTGGCACCAGAAGGCGCCGTCATTAAATCGACTGCGATTGACATTTCTGTTGTCGACGCCGACGGCGTCTATCGGCATACGGGTCCCGCACGGGTGTTTACATCCGAGCGACAGGCGATTGCGGCGATTAAGCGCGGGGACATTGTGGCTGGCGACGTTCTCGTCTTGATTGGGCGAGGACCTTCGGGAACGGGAATGGAGGAGACGTACCAGCTCACTTCGGCGCTCAAACATCTGCCGTTTGGCAAACAAGTGGCGCTCGTCACGGATGCGCGCTTCTCCGGTGTGTCGACAGGGGCGTGCATTGGCCATGTTGGGCCAGAGGCATTGGCCGGAGGACCGATTGGCAAGTTGCGTGACGGCGACCTGGTGGAGATTGTGATTGACCGCAATCAGTTGATCGGCAGCGTGAATTTTGTCGGTCAGGGAGACCGGCGCTTTTCTGAGGCGGAGGGTGCGAAGATCCTAGCAGAGCGCCTGCCGCACCCAGGTCTCATGCGAGACGAAGATCTGCCAGACGACACAAGGCTGTGGGCTGCGCTGCAGGATGTGAGCGGCGGGGCTTGGAAAGGTGCCATTTACGATGTCGACCGAATTCTGGAAGTGTTGGCGGCAGGCAAAAAGGCGCTTGGCTTATGAGCTTTGGGTGTCGTGCGCAGATAGGATTCACGACTGAATCGCCAACTTGGCACGTATTATCAAATTGGACATTGTAGGGAGGAATTCATGTGAGGACCATTCGCTTTCAACATCCGGAACATCAGCGCGTCCATCTCGGCCTGCTCGATGGCAATTACGCGTACAGTATCACGGAGCAGGTGCCGGCGTGGACGGATCCCATGCCGATGTGGCGCGCCCTTCGAGCCTTGGGCGTCACCGTACAGGAGGCCGAGCAACGGTTGGCGGTCGGCACGCCGCTCGATTTTGCGGCACTGGAGCGCGAGGGATACCTCTTGCCGCCTGTCGCTGCGCCTGAAGTCTGGGCTTCCGGCGTCACGTACGAACGCAGCCGTCAGGCGCGCAACGCGGAGACGCAGTTCAAAGACAGCGTGTACGATCGCGTTTATACAGCGAGTCGACCGGAACTGTTTTTCAAGGCGACAGGTGAGCGCGTTGTCGCACCCGGTCATGCGGTTGCGTTGAGATCGGATTCGAAGTGGATGGTACCTGAGCCAGAACTGTGCGTGGTATTGTCGGCCGCTGGCGACGTCGTGGGCTGGACCGTGGGAAACGATATGAGTTCGCGGGACATCGAAGGTGAAAATCCACTGTATTTGCCACAGGCGAAGGTGTTTGCGAAGAGTTGCTCATTTGGGCCACTTTTGCTCTGGAACAATGGCTCACAGCGGCCGCAGGATTGGCAGATAGAGCTGGAAATTTCGCGTGGGGCGGGCACGGCGTTTCAGGGGGCGGTCTCGTTCTCGCAGTTCCGGCGCAGCATTGACGAGTTGGTCGACTATCTGTGCCGCGACAATCCAATTCCCGACGGTACTGTCCTCATGACGGGCACGGGCATTGTACCGCCGGACGAATTCACGTTGGCGCACGGCGATTTAATCGAAATCTCTATCGACGGAATTGGCGTATTGCGTAACCCTGTGGAAGATTTGGCCGTTGTCGCTTCGAAGAGAGGTGTTGGCGTGTGAATCGGTTAAAAGAGGACCTGCGGGCCATCCTGCGTTCAGACCAAGTATCGGATAGTGAAAGTATTCTCGAACAGCACAGTCACGACGAATCGTACCACACGCCGGTTTTGCCAGACGTGGTCGTCTTTCCAGAGTCGACTGAGGATGTCGTCGCCGTTATCTCCTATGCGGCAAAGCAGGGGGTTGCGGTGGTTCCGTTCGGAGCCGGATCGAGCTTAGAAGGGCATGTCATCCCTGTGTCTGGTGGTATTTCCCTGGACATGATGCGCATGAACCAGGTACTCGAGGTGCGCCCGGACGACTTTCTCGTTCGCGTGCAGCCGGGCGTGTTAAAAGATGAACTCAACGAGCGGTTAGGGCGGTACGGCCTGTTCTTCCCAGTCGATCCCGGCTCCAACGCCTCACTGGGCGGCATGGCTGCGACCAACGCAAGTGGCACGACGACCGTACGCTATGGCGCGATGCGCGACAACGTGCGCGCGTTGGAGGTGGTCTTGCCAAACGGCAAGGTGATTCAGACGAGTTCTTTGGCGCCTAAGTCCTCGTCTGGTTACAACATCACGAGTCTGTTCGTCGGCTCTGAGGGTACGCTTGGCGTCATCACTGAGTTGTGGCTGCGGGTGTGGGGCATTCCCGAACAAACGGTCGCGGCGCGCGCCGTCTTTTCCGATGTGGAACATTGTGTCCGCGCGGCCACGGCTATCGTTGGCGCAGGTATTCCTGTGGTGCGGATGGAGTTGGTCGACGGGCCGTACATTGCCGCGGTGAACCAATACAGCGGATCCGACTTTCCGACGCTACCGACGCTGTTTCTCGAGTTCCACGGCAATCGACGCCACGTGGAGGCGGACGTCGAAGTGGCGAAGGAAGTCATTGAGGACGAGGGTTGCACGTCTTTTGATTTTGTGACGGATGAAAAAGCCCGTCAGGACATGTGGGCCGCCCGCCATCACGCACTCTACGCGTTTATGCACCAGTATCCCGGTTTCGGCCACATGTCGACAGACGTCTGTGTACCGGTCTCGAAATTGCCGGAGGCCGTACTGCGTGCGAAGGAGCTCTTGTCCCAAACTGGGGTGCGCGGTGCGATAGTGGGACACGTCGGCGATGGCAACTTCCACGTGTCGATGGCCGTGGATAGGGGGAATCCAGACGATATGGCGCGCGCAGACGCGTTCAACGAGCAACTCGTGTATACCGCGCTGTCACTTGGCGGCACCTGTACCGGCGAGCACGGCGTCGGACTTGGCAAACGCAAGTATCAACAGAAGGAGCATGGGGACGCTTTGGCGGTCATGCAGGCGATTCGTGCGGCGGTCGATCCGCAGCACCTGATGAACCCCGGCAAACTGGTCGATCCCGCCACGACCACCACACACACGTAATCTGCCCTGACGAATCTACTGTTTTGGGAGATTGGATTGAATGGTTTCACACGGGTGTTCCGGATGCTGAAACAGTTCACTTCTTTCTCCCGGCAGGTTCCCCCATGATGAATTTGATAGCGCTTTCTGATACTCATCTGCTTATCGAGGCAGGCATTCGCGGGAGGTCGTTGAAGATGCGCACACAAGTCGCAATTATTGGAGCCGGACCCGCTGGGCTGATGTTGGCACAGTTACTGCACAGCAAGGGGATTGAGTCGGTGATTCTCGAGTCGCGCACGCGCGCCGAGATTGAAGAGACTATCCGGGCGGGCGTTCTGGAGCAGGGGACGGCAGATTTGATGCGTGAACTTGGCGTGGCGGACAGGATGAACCGCCTTGGTCAGGTACACGACGGCATTGAGTTTCGGTTTCATCGCAAGGGACACCGCATCAACCTGAAAGAACTTACTGGCGGCAAGCGGGTGACCATTTACGCACAGCATGAAGTGTTGAAGGATTTGATCTCGGCCCGCATTGCAACCGGTGGTGAAATCTTGTTTGACGTGGGCGATGTCCGTCTGTTGGACGTGGATACGGAATTGCCGCGCGTTCAGTTTCGACGGCACAAGGACGGGGAACTGGAAGAGCTGGTTTGTGATTTTATCGCTGGCTGTGATGGCTTCCATGGGCCGAGTAGACAACACATTCCGCAGCGTGTTCGCACGGAGTACAGCGAAGTGTTTCCGATGAGTTGGCTCGGCATTCTGGCGGAGGCGCCGCCGTCTTCCCCTGAGTTGATTTATGCGCATCACGACCGGGGATTTGCCTTGGTCAGCACGCGTTCACCGGAAATCCAGCGGATTTATTTGCAGGTGGATGCGCATGACGACCTAGCCAATTGGTCGGACGACCGGATATGGTCTGAATTGCACCGTCGGCTGGAGACCGACGACGGTTGGACGCTGATTGAGGGGCCAATTATTCAGAAGAGCATCGTCGGGATGCGCAGTTTCGTCTGTGACCCGATGCAGTACGGACGGCTGTTTCTCGCCGGTGACGCCGCGCATATTGTACCGCCCACGGGTGCCAAGGGCCTAAACCTCGCCGTGTCTGACGTGGTGGTGTTGGCAAAGGGGATTGAAACGTATTACAAGCAGGGGAATGCAGAGTGGTTGCAGGCGTATTCGGAGATTTGCCTGCGGCGAGTCTGGAAGGCCGAACGATTTTCGAACTATATGACGTCACTGCTGCACCGTCACGCCAACCACTCGCCGTTTCAGCGACGGATTCAACTGGCTGAACTCGATTATGTGACATCGTCTCCCGTCGGGCTCGCGAGTATCGCAGAAAATTACGTAGGGCTGCCTATCGACTGGCGCCGTTCGTAATAGCCGAGACGATTGGATATCTCCTTGCCAATCGATTGTAAGGTTCTCGCAATCGCTTTCATCTTCTCGTCCGTAAGTCGGCTGGCTGGCCCGACGACCGTGACGGCGCCGATGACTTGCCGGGTGTAATCGCGCACGGGTACCGCGACAGAGTGGACGCCTTCGCGAAGTTCGCTGCGGCTGATGGCATAACCGGTTGCCCGAATGTTTTCCAGTGCCGCTTTGAGTTCGTCCGCATGGGTGATGGTGTTTGGCGTCATCTGTGGGAGTCCGCGGCGAATCACTTCTTCAATCATTTCGTCGCTTTGGAATGCCAAAATCGTCTTGCCGGAACTGGTGCAGTGCAGGGGATTCTTTTTTCCGAGGTGCGTGAGAATCTTCACAGGATGTTTGCATTCGAGTTTGCTCACGTAGACCGTTGAATAGTCTTCGAGGACGGCTAAGTGAACCGTTTCATCAAA
Above is a genomic segment from Alicyclobacillus acidoterrestris containing:
- the pobA gene encoding 4-hydroxybenzoate 3-monooxygenase; translation: MRTQVAIIGAGPAGLMLAQLLHSKGIESVILESRTRAEIEETIRAGVLEQGTADLMRELGVADRMNRLGQVHDGIEFRFHRKGHRINLKELTGGKRVTIYAQHEVLKDLISARIATGGEILFDVGDVRLLDVDTELPRVQFRRHKDGELEELVCDFIAGCDGFHGPSRQHIPQRVRTEYSEVFPMSWLGILAEAPPSSPELIYAHHDRGFALVSTRSPEIQRIYLQVDAHDDLANWSDDRIWSELHRRLETDDGWTLIEGPIIQKSIVGMRSFVCDPMQYGRLFLAGDAAHIVPPTGAKGLNLAVSDVVVLAKGIETYYKQGNAEWLQAYSEICLRRVWKAERFSNYMTSLLHRHANHSPFQRRIQLAELDYVTSSPVGLASIAENYVGLPIDWRRS
- a CDS encoding fumarylacetoacetate hydrolase family protein; amino-acid sequence: MRTIRFQHPEHQRVHLGLLDGNYAYSITEQVPAWTDPMPMWRALRALGVTVQEAEQRLAVGTPLDFAALEREGYLLPPVAAPEVWASGVTYERSRQARNAETQFKDSVYDRVYTASRPELFFKATGERVVAPGHAVALRSDSKWMVPEPELCVVLSAAGDVVGWTVGNDMSSRDIEGENPLYLPQAKVFAKSCSFGPLLLWNNGSQRPQDWQIELEISRGAGTAFQGAVSFSQFRRSIDELVDYLCRDNPIPDGTVLMTGTGIVPPDEFTLAHGDLIEISIDGIGVLRNPVEDLAVVASKRGVGV
- a CDS encoding YjhG/YagF family D-xylonate dehydratase; amino-acid sequence: MLFQADKDDASLYDIPTHAPGPQGSLPLNSEMLRSWPSGDLFGLTQSVGMGWEPKRVLGKHVLMISTQGGIRNPDGTPEALGYHTGHWEIGLLLEAAAREFRKLGAVPYAAYVSDPCDGRSQGTAGMFDSLPYRNDAALVMRRLIRSLPTRKAVMGVATCDKGLPATMMALASLGKLPGILVPGGVTLAPETGEDAGKVQTIGARYAHGEISLEYAAEMGCKACASPGGGCQFLGTAATSQVVAEGLGMALVHSALAPSGQPIWTEMARQSARALLNLQQIGWGMQEILTDEAVRNAMVVHAAFGGSTNLLLHIPAIAHAAGVRLPTVEDWRQVNRDVPRLVSVLPNGPVDYPTVYVFLAGGVPEVMLHLRKRGLLDMRVKTVAGTTLDDVLDWWADSERRQRVRQQLAAHGIEPDDVILHPDVARQRNLTSTVTFPSGNLAPEGAVIKSTAIDISVVDADGVYRHTGPARVFTSERQAIAAIKRGDIVAGDVLVLIGRGPSGTGMEETYQLTSALKHLPFGKQVALVTDARFSGVSTGACIGHVGPEALAGGPIGKLRDGDLVEIVIDRNQLIGSVNFVGQGDRRFSEAEGAKILAERLPHPGLMRDEDLPDDTRLWAALQDVSGGAWKGAIYDVDRILEVLAAGKKALGL
- a CDS encoding IclR family transcriptional regulator, coding for MMEEQQANDYRTLSSLKNALLALKCFTTDEPELGITQIAQALGLSKSTVHRIMTTLAEEGFVRRDEQTHRYRLGLSVLSLSGIIMSNLEIYREGQHLLEDFVSRFDETVHLAVLEDYSTVYVSKLECKHPVKILTHLGKKNPLHCTSSGKTILAFQSDEMIEEVIRRGLPQMTPNTITHADELKAALENIRATGYAISRSELREGVHSVAVPVRDYTRQVIGAVTVVGPASRLTDEKMKAIARTLQSIGKEISNRLGYYERRQSIGSPT
- a CDS encoding FAD-binding oxidoreductase — protein: MNRLKEDLRAILRSDQVSDSESILEQHSHDESYHTPVLPDVVVFPESTEDVVAVISYAAKQGVAVVPFGAGSSLEGHVIPVSGGISLDMMRMNQVLEVRPDDFLVRVQPGVLKDELNERLGRYGLFFPVDPGSNASLGGMAATNASGTTTVRYGAMRDNVRALEVVLPNGKVIQTSSLAPKSSSGYNITSLFVGSEGTLGVITELWLRVWGIPEQTVAARAVFSDVEHCVRAATAIVGAGIPVVRMELVDGPYIAAVNQYSGSDFPTLPTLFLEFHGNRRHVEADVEVAKEVIEDEGCTSFDFVTDEKARQDMWAARHHALYAFMHQYPGFGHMSTDVCVPVSKLPEAVLRAKELLSQTGVRGAIVGHVGDGNFHVSMAVDRGNPDDMARADAFNEQLVYTALSLGGTCTGEHGVGLGKRKYQQKEHGDALAVMQAIRAAVDPQHLMNPGKLVDPATTTTHT